The sequence below is a genomic window from Myxococcus xanthus.
GCTCGCTGCGCAAGACGATGGCCCGCGGCATCTACGAGGTGCGCTACGACACCGCCTTCCGGCGCGTCATCACCGAATGCAGCCAGGTGCCTCGGCCCGGACAGACGGGCACCTGGATTACCGAGGAGATGATGGAGGCCTACGTCACGCTCCACGAGGCGGGCTTCGCACACTCGGTGGAGGCGTGGGCGGAGGGTGAGCTGAAGGGCGGCCTGTACGGGGTGTCCCTGGGCGCGGCCTTCTTTGGAGAGAGCATGTTCGCGCTGGCCCCGGACGCCTCGAAGGTGGCCTTCGTCACCGCGGCGGAGCGCTTCCAGGGCTGGGGCTTCCAGCTCATCGACTGCCAGGTGGAGACCGAACACCTGGCCCGCTTCGGCGCGGAGAACTGGCCCCGCAGGCGCTTCCTCTCGGCGCTTGCCCGAGCGATGAAGGAGCCCACCCGGCGCGGGAAGTGGACGGAAGGCGCGGCGGCCGACCCCTGAGCGCCCGGCGCTTTCGAAATGGCGCGAGCCCCTTTGAATATCGGAAGCGGCGGGCCGTCACGGCCCTACGCCACCGCCAGAGGAGCCGCCCATGCGATGGAGTTCCGCCCTGTTGCTGCCGCTGTGTCTCGCCACCACCGCCTGCGGCACGTCCGCGAAGCACCAGGCGCTGCTCGAACGCCGCGACGCCATCCGGCTGGCGGACGTCGAGCGCGAGGAGGGCGCCCGGGAGCGGTACCGCAGCAACTCCGGCTTCCAAGACACGCGCTGGGGGATGACGAAGGACGAGGCCATGACCGCGCTCCCCTTCCACGCCCGGGTCATCAACGCCTGGGGGGACGTGCACGTCGCCGACGTCGTGGCGGGCCGCCGAGCGGACGCCTACTACGTGTTCGCCCAGGGGCAGTTGGCCGAGGTCACCCTCCACTTCCACGCGCCAGGCGCCGTCCGCGACAACTTCAACGCGGTGGCGGAGCTGCTCACCATGAAGTACGGCAAGCCCGCGACCAGGGAGGACTCGGCGCGCGACGCGGAGGGCCGCCTGGCGCTGGCGCAGATGGCCAACAACCTCTCCGAGGCCTCGGCGAACTACCACGCGTGGCGCTCCGGCGTGCAGCCCAGTGGCCCCGCCGTGGACAACTTCGGCCGGCAGATGGAGGCCAACGCGAGGACGGACGCCGCCCTCGCGGTTCACGAATACCTGCTGCGGAGCACCTGGACCGAAACCGAAACGGAGCTGCGGCTCACCGGCAGCCAGGAGCCCGGAGCGCGCAGCCTGACGCTCACGTACACGAGCCAGAGGCTCAAGCCCTACCTATCCAAGGAGCTGGCCGTCCGCGACCAGCAGCGCAAGGCGGAGCAGTCGCGGGAGCTGTAGCCGCTCCACTCTGGAGGCGCCACGGGCGGGGACGCACCGCGGCGCTCAAGGACCGAGCGAAACGACCCAGTCCCCGGCGTACTGGGACGTCATGGGCGTGCGGGCCAGCGGCGGGCAGTATTGGAAGTGCTCATCGAAGCTCGCGATGTCCGCGCGCTCGGAGAGCCTGAGCCAGGCGAGCCCCTCCAACCAGATGGCTCGCTTGGGCGCGAAGCGTGTCACGGGGGTCGTGAAGAGCTTCGCGCGCTTCTCGATGTCCTCTCCATGCACGAGCACCGCGTGCTTGAACGCCTCGGAGAAGGTGTCTGCGTCACCATCGAGCAGGGCTCGGGCACAGGCAACCCGGTCCGTCTCTGTCTCGAGCCCCAGTCCCTCCAACGCCTCCACCCTCGGGATGACGACGTCCCTGGTACCGGGCGAGACCAGCGCCAGGAAGAGCTGGGCGCGTGCGTGCTCGGAGCGGTACTCCTCGTCCGGAAGCCACCGCGTCTCGGAGAGCTCCGCGACCTGTCGCGCCAGATTCCAATGTCCCGCCGCGACGGCACCGAGCAGAGGATCCATGTGTCGCGAAGCAGGGAGCGCCCACTGCTTGAGGCGGCAGTGCGTGAGCAATCGCCTCCAGTTCTCGGCGGCTCGGCACAGGTTCAGGAAGAAGCCCTGCGGGTTGCCATCCACGAGCAGGGTGGCCACGGCCACGACGTGGAAGTGGACACAGAGCTCATCCACGGTCCGCACGAGGACATCTCGGCTCGCGGTGGGATCGACCTGACGCATCAACTGGAGAATCGCCCTCCCGGAGTCCTCCCGCAGTGCCGCAAGCTTTGCCACGCTGCCTCCTCCAGGCTCAGGCGAACATGTCGTCGAAGCCTTCGGCGGGATGGGCCCTGAAGCCCGTCAGCCCCGCCTGTTCGAAGGCCTGCTTGGTCCGGTCCGAAATCAGGATGAGCTCCATCATGTTCCGGGCGCGGAAGATATCGGCCTTGGGGTCGATCTTCCCTTGATTCAAGACAAGGTTGCCGACCCGGGTCACTTCCTTCTTCGTTATTGGGTCAATGTCACAATCTGACTTTTCCAAGTCAATGACGTCCTGAGAGCCCAACACATTGAGGATTCCGTACCCCTCGGCAACTGGACTCCACTGATGATCACACATGGCAACCGGAAGGAACTCCGCATTATCGACTTGCAAGTCCTCCAGCACCTGTTTCACACGTGATGACACCAGCAAGACACCCACGGTGTTTCGCACGAAGTCATAGAGCTTGCGTCGGTCCGGGAAGTGGTCCGAAAACGACACCTTCCCTCCGGCTGGGAACTGTCGCGCGAGCGGCTCCCCCCGACTGAACTTCCAGTTGGTAGGGCTACCCTCGGGCAGTGCATCAATGATTGCACCATCCGCCGACTCGGCTTTGAGAACCCAATAGTCCATCACAGAGAACTCTCAAGCGAACATGTCGTCGAAGCCTTCAGCGGGATGGAGCTTGAAGCCCGTCAAGCCAGCCTGTTCGAAGGCATTCTTGGCCCGGTCCGAGATGAGGATGAGCTCCATCATGTTGCGGGCTCGGAAGATGTCGGCCTGCGGCTCAATTTTCCCTACCGTCAGCACCAGGTTACTGACATGACTAATTTCACGAGAGAGAGCACTGATGTCATAGGTCGACTTTTCCATATCGATCGCATCTTGGGAGCCCAGAACATTCAGGATGCCATAACCATCAGCCACCGGACCCCACTGGTGATCACACATGGTAACGGGAAGAAATTCTGCATTTTCGACCTTCAAGCTCTCCAAAACATGTCTCACTCGCGACGACGCGAGTACGACACCAATGGTATTTCGCACGAAATCATAGAGTTTACGCCGGTCCGGGAAGTGGTCCGAGAACGACACCTTCCCCCCTGCAGGGAAACTCCGCGCAAGAGGCTCGCCCGTACTGAACTTCCAATTGGTCGGACTGTCCTTGGGCAAAGCATCAATGATAGCCCCATCTGCAGACTCCGCCCGCAACACCCAGTAATTAGCCATGATTGCTCCTACCAAAGGCTGCCCCACTCATAGTGCGTTCCGCCATCTTTATTGGCGTACCTAACGTGCTCTGAACCAGGGCCGACATATCGGACACCAGCGACTTTTGCTTCAACGAGCTTTCCGCTGAGTTTGACAATAAATATCCAGAACCGATTCTCCAGCTTTTTGAGCTCTTCAAAGATGAGTTCTGGCAAATTTCCGTGCGGTTTCCCACTATCAATCAGCTTCTGTAAATCGTTGGCCACCTTCCGCATCTCATCCATGACCCGCATCGTGTAGGACTCGTGGTCGCTCGGATGGCAGATGAGGGAATGGACCGGGACGGCCCAGTCCTCGGCGGGAAGATTGATGATGTTGTGCCCGTGGTTGATGTTGTACTCGGACATCAGCAACAGCCGAATCTGCTTGTACGTGAAGGCCGGCTTGCCGTCCTTCATCATGTAATAGAAGGCCGAGCCCGGCAGCATGTGGTGAGCTTCCCAGGCGTACGGATACTGCTGGGTGTACGTGGGGTTGAAGTTCTCCTTCGGCCCCCCTGGAAACTCCGCCCGCTCCTTCACCATGTCCCGGACTTCGCTCAGGTGCACATGGTCGAAGTTGCGGTACACCCCCCGGCCGTCCTGGGCCTTGAGGTAGGTGTAGCCGCGGCGGGCATAGTTATCGCCCTTGGCCAGCACCCCATTCAACGGCGCGTTGGGGTCCAGATGTCCGTCAGGAGCGGGCTCCGCCTTCTTCTTCGGCTTGCTCTTCTTCGCCTCCTCCTTGGCCGCGGCCCGGGCAGATTCCTTCCGAGCCAGGTTGCGCTTGTAGATGCCATTGAGCCTGCGGGCCATTTCCGTATTGGGATTGTGCCGGGCGTCACCGGTTGTCATGGCAGAGCTCCTCTGGACGGATGCGCAGCAGTGGTTCCTATCAAGACGGCGCCTCGGCCGGAATCGTCCGCGCTGGCGAAGACAAGGCTCACGGAGGAAGGCGCATCGCCGCGTTGCAGTCCCCTGACCGCGACACAAGCGCTGACCGCGCCCATCGCGGCCCCCACGTCCCCAAAGCCGATGGAGGGATACCAGGCCGGAAGTCCCCCCAGCGAGGCGTCCAACGCCCGCAGATGCAGCAACACCATCCCCCACTCCCGCGCCTTTCCCTCTTCTCCGTTGTGGTCGCTCACCAGGAGCGGCCGGGCACGAAGGGCCCCTGCGGCTGCGAGCACCGCCTCGGCACATGCCGCCAGGGCCCGCCCATCCGATGGCTTGTCAGAGCCTCTCGGGTGCGGCTCTTCTCCGAGCCGCACCGCGTGCAGCATCACCTGGGGCGCGCCCGTCGAACGTTGCGCGGGCCCCTCGGTGGTCAGCAACAAGGCCGCACCCGCTTCCCCAGGCGTCAAGCCCACGGGCTGCTCCGGCGTCTTCAACCGTCGTCCATCCGCCAGCGCATGGAGCGTCGGCTCTTCGACCAGGCAGTCCACCCCCATCACCAGGCACGAGCGAAGCCCGCCGTTCTGCAGCGCCGCCTGGGCCGCATGCAGCGCCCTCGCGAAGGCCACGTGCCCACCGCCAAAGAAGCGCCTGGGCCCGGGCCATTCCAGGCCCATGTTCCGCAGGCTCGCCTCCAACACACGACGCCCCAGCGCCTCCACTCGCAGCGCCTCCGTCGCGTCCGGCTCGCCCAGGTCAAGGCCTCGCTCCCACGGGTCCGGCAGCGCCAGATAGACGCCGGTCTCCGGCCCAAGGCCCCGCAGGTCCACGCGAGTGCCCACATCCTTGAGCACCTCGCACGCCAACGCCACCAGCCGACCGACGCCCGAGAACCCGAACGTCGCCACCGGGAGCGCACAGATTGTCACGGGCCGAGGTGCCTCATCACCGGCGTGGGCGACGTCCACGTCGGGAGACGGCGAGGAGCGCAGCAGATTGGCCCGGAACGCTGCGCAGGCGGGAATCACCGGCCCCAGGCATGAGGCCATCCCCAGGGCCTCGACGAACACCTTCATGCCCCACCCCACGCGCCCAAGCCTCCCTCCAGCGACTGGGCAAAACGCGCTGGCGGCAGGCGCCTCACGGCGTCCTCTTCCGCGCGCTGGGTCCGTGTCCAAGCGCCCACGCCCAACCCCAGTGCGCCCCGGGTCCGCAGGGCCACAGCCCACCAGAGCGACCGGCGGCGATACATCGACCCTTCTCGTAACGCGTCGAGCAACGACTCCTGTCCCAAAGGCCGTCCCCGCACGTAGCGCACCGTCGGCTTGAACCGAGGGGCGTGCTCGGCCCACCACGCCTCCACACGGGGCACATCCGGCAGCGGGAGGTCTGCTTCCGGCGCGAACTCCACGGCCGCCGCCTCGTCGCCCGACTCCACGCCCGGAGCCACCGCGGGAACCTCCATGCCTGTCACCAGCGAGAACGACTCCGCCGCCAGGCGCGCCCATGGCGGCTCGCGCATCGCCTCCAGACAGGCCCGAGCAGTCTCGACCGTCCCCACCAGGCCGACCACCCTCAAGGTCTCCGTCCCTCGGGCAGCGTCTCCCAGCCCCTCCAACAGCAACTTCTGGGCGTCCGGCCCACCCGCCACGGCCAGCGCTCGCAAGGCCCTCTGGCGGTGCGGCCCGCCCTCCAGGACCTGACGGCGGCATTCCCACCACGCCAGTCGACTTCCCGCCAACAGCCCTGCCTCCAGAGCAGCGCCAGAAACCTCGGCGGAGGATGAGCGCAGTCCCAATTCCAGCGTGGATTCGGACAACCGGACGGGCCAAGAGCGCAGGCAGCGAAACGCGGCGGCCCGCACCTGGGCGGCCTCATGCGTGAGCGACGCCTCCAGCGCCGGCCCAGGGTCCACTCGCCACGCCCCCAAAATCTCCAGCAGTGTCGCGAGCCCTCCAGGTGGAGGCGATGCGTCGACCATGGGCCGCAGCCATGACTCCAGCCCCCGTCCGCCAGCACAGAGGAGCGCGGCCTGGATGCCCGCGCACAGGCCCTCCTCCCCCGCCTGGAGCACCTCGAGGACACTCCGCACAGCCCCATCCAGGGCGTCTTCCTGAAGCAGCAGCCCGAGCGCGGCGCACTCCACCCGCCCAGGCTCATCCGCTTCGGCCAGGGCGGGAACGAGCAGCCTCGTCGCGGCCTTGCGCCCCGCGAGCACGAGCGCATCCACATGGGCGAGAAGTCGCGCCTCCACCCCAGCGACGTCATCGACGACATGGTCCGGCGCCACAAGGGCACGCTTCCACTGCCGCCACAGGAATCCCGCCTCGTCGAGGTGTGACGCCAGCATCTCCCAGGAGATGGGGAGCGAGAGGTGCCGGGGCAACGGGTTCATCACGTCATGCCCCCTGTCTAGTTGATCTGCGTCTTGCCGCCACGAAGGCGCAGCACCTGGCCCGCGTCGACGAGCACATGCTCACCCCGAAGCAGAATCTGACCATTGCGACGCAGGACCAGGCTGGACCTGCCGCAGCGAAGCTCGAGCTCCTCGGTCGCGCCGTCCAGAAGCCCCTCGATGGGGACTCGCTGGCCGTTGGCGACGATGGCGACCTCTCCATCCTGGTGCTCGACATCAGGTGCTTCGAGCATGGCATCCAGGAGGGGCGTCTCACTGCGCGGCTGGAGCAAACCGAGCACGATGGGGCACGTCGGTGTGCCCCGCTCGAAACAGAGCACCGCCTCCTGCCGCGCCTCTATCGCCCGAAGCAGCGTGGCCTCATCCACCGCGACCGCGAGCCGGGCCTCCAGCGGCCCATGGTGGTTGCCCTCGAAGTCCACCTGCACCGTGCCCATTCGCCCCCGTCCGACGACCCGGCCGATGAGGTTTCCCAGGATGGGCTCCTCCACCTGAGAAGGTGGGCGCCCGGCGTCATGTTCGTGTGAGGCCATGGGATTCCGCCCCCTCGCGCTACATCTCTTTTTCGCAGACCAGGCAGTTGCACTTGCCCGAGCCCTGGCCGGCCGCCATCACCGGTGGCTGCATCAGCGGGAACGGAGGCGTGTTCTTGTCGTTGTGCAGCATCAAGTCGAGGGCCCTCGCCACGTTCTTTCCCTCGACCTGGACGTCGAAGGAGAAGTTGACGAACTCGGCCTTGCCCTGGGTCTTGCCAGAGACCACTCCGCCCCCCGCCGTTCCGGCCTCATCCCCCGTGCTGGTGCTGAAGTTGGAGTCCTTCACGCACAAGGGGTTCCCCTCCACCGCCACCGTCTTGCTGCCCTGGGCGGTATCGGCGGAGCGCGCCACGTTCGGGTACGGCAGCGGAATGGGGCCCGCCGGACTGGGCGTCTTGCAGACATCCGGAAATGCGACGGACACGCCGTTGGAGTCCTTGGTCACCACGGACATCTTGTTGACACCGACCGTATTGGCCATGGCGCCCCCCTTCCCAGAACACAGGAGAGGGAATCATCCCCCGGTTCGATTCAGGGACTCAACCCCGACGCCCCTACTTCTTGCACGGTGACAACGTGCGCTTCCCGTGCGCCAGCTCCTCCTCCGTGGGGCTGCCGTAGCGCACCGCCTTCGGCGCCACCTTGGGCTTCGCGGCGTCATGGACGTTGAGCACGCCCAAGGTGCGGCTGAAGACGGTGCGAAGCCCGGTGCTGTCATAGAGCGCGCCGAAGAAGGCCCCGCCGGAGCGCAGCGGAAGCGGCGCCAGCGCCCCCGCCGGCCGGAGCAGCAGCGCGGTGTGGTCCTCCGTGGCCCACTCGCAGGGGTCCTTCTTCCCGCCACGCTTCATCCACGACACCGCGATGTCGAACACGGCGCTGCCGTCATCCCACCGGCTGCTGAAAATCTCCCACTTGCGCTGGCACTCCGGGGCCTCGCACGACGTTCGCTCGGGAAGCACGTCCGACAGCTCCAGGGGCAGTCCGCGGCCCTCGTCGCTGGTGGAGTTGTCGTCGGCGCGGCGCAGCTTGCAGCCCGTGGGCGCGTCCTTCTGGCGCAGCGCCACCGGCGTACCCGACAGCCGGCCCGGGGGCAGCACGTCACAGTCCACCTGAAGCTCGGACATGAGGTACGTCTTGCGGTCCGCGTCCGTCCCCATCCGCACCGCCCACCACACCACGGGCACCGCGCGGCAGGCCGCCGAGTCCGCCTTGCCGAACACCCACAAGGGCACGGACGGGTCCGGCGCGCCCAGCTTCCGGACGTCCACATCCTCCGGCACCAGCTTCACGCCGGAGCGGTCGCGCTCGGACTCCACGAAGAAGCGGTCCTTCGACTCCGGGATGATGGCCTGGTGCGCCAGCCAGCCCGAGCCCGGCAGTCCCACCAGGTTGCGCGCAGTGAAGGGCACCACGTCCGGGCGCTTCGGACAGCCGCGCTCGGGCTCGGAGGCCGGAAAAGTATCCACGTCATCGAACTGCGCGGACGCCACCAGGGGCATCAGCAGCGCCAGGCTCGACACCCACGCCTGCGCGGTCAACCGGACTGCCAAACGCATCGGGCTCCTCCACGAAGAAGCGGCCGCGGCCGGCTGAAGCGCGCGGGCGAAAGAGGGAGCCTCCCGTCATACCGCAAGCCCGCGACACGCCAAGCCAAAGCCCTCAGCGCGTGCGTGACTTCTTCGGCGGCGGCAGCACCTCCACCGGAATCTCACGCGGCGCCTGCACCGCGGGCGGGACCGCGTCCGGCACACCGGCGTCGGTGGGCTCGGGCGGCTTCACTTCCTGAATCTGGTCGTCCAGCGGCACCCGGCCCACGGAGCGGTGGAACAACTCCCACAACGCCTTGCGGTGCACCTCCGGCGAGCCCGCGCCCGACACCACCACGCCCGCACCGCTGTAACGAGCCTCCAGCCCCAGCGGCTTCAACCCCTCCCCCAGTGAAGTGAGCTGCTCCTGGAGGACGGGGAGCTCGAAGGTCAACTCCAGCTCCCGAGCCACGAAGGAGTCCGTCTTCAGCAGCTCCAGCAGCGCCAACCTGCACGCGGAGTCCTTCACCGAAGCACTGAGGGAGCGCTCCGCGCCGCTCGTCGCGTTCAGGTCCGGACAGGCCTTGCGGGCGGCGGCCAGCCGGGGCGCGGGGTCCTCCGGCGGCGGTGAGCCCACCGTGAGACGCCACACGGCGAAGCGGCCCCCCGCGTACAGCAGGAGCAGCGTCCGTCCCGCCTTCTGACCGGTGAGCAACAGTTCATTGCTCCCGGGAAGCAGCTCCGCGTCCGCCACGGAGGCGTCCGCCACCTGGACCCAGTCCACGGTGTCGAGCTTGTGGAAGCGTTCCTTCCCGGGCTCCAGGGGGACGACCAGGTCCACCGGCCACGCACGTGCGAGCGTCGGGACGAGAAGGGCCAGGAGTGCTCCAACAACGTACATGCGAGCGGACATCAGAGCTCCAGCGCAGTGGTATGGACCCTTAGCACGGGATAAGAACAGGGCTCTATGCCTACCTGGACCCTCTGGGTCGCCTGCCTGGCGCTGAGTTTCATCAGGGCCCTTGTCGCCGCTTCGGAGTCCGCGCTCTACGGCGTGTCCGACTTGCGAGCACAGGAACTGGCGAACACGCAGCCGGGCCGGGCGACTCGCCGGGTCCTCCGCCACAAGACGGACCGCGAGCCCGTGGCCACGGCGCTGCGCCTGGGCATGGTGCTCAGCGGCTTCCAGGCCGCGGCCATTGGCGCCTTCGTCCCGCCGCGCATGCTGGACTTCAGCCGCTACGGCGAATCCGCGTGGCTGCCGGTGGCCACCGTCGCCGCGGGCGCGCTGCTGGTGGGCGTGCTGGCCACGCTCATGGAAGTCACCATGCGCGGGCTGGCCAACGGCAGCCCGGAGCGCTGGGCCCTGCGGCTGTCGGGCTTCACCTCGCTGCTGGTGACGGTGCTCTACCCGCCCATGCGCATGGCCATGGTGGTGCTCAACCTGATGGCGCGCACCTTCGGCCGGACGCTGCGCTTCGAGCCGCCGCCCCCTCCGCTGGAGGAGTTGGAGAAGCTGCTGGCCGCCCAGGCCGCGAAGAACGAGGTCGACAAGAGCGCCCCGCAGCTCATCCGCTCCATCTTCGAGCTGTCCGACAAGCGCTGCCGCGACGTCATGGTGCCGCGCACGGAAGTGGTGACGGTGGACGTCACCATCACCCCGGACGAGCTGCTGCGCCTGCTGGCGGAGGAGAACCACTCCCGCATCCCCGTGTACCGGGACGACGTGGACCACGTCATCGGCGTGTTGCACGCGCGCGACATCATCCCCCTGCTCCAGCACCCCGAGCTCATCGTCCTGCAGGACATCATCCGCCCGGCGCACTTCGTACCGTGGATGAAGCCCATTGGCGACCTGCTCCGGGACATGCAGAAGCAGAAGATCCACATGGCCATCGTCGTCGACGAGTACGGCGGCTTCATGGGTGTGGTGACGCTGGAGGACATCCTCCGCGAAATCGTCGGCGACATCGGCGACGAGTTCGAGGTGGAGGAGAAGCAGGTGGAGAAGCTGGCGGACGGCAGCTTCCTGGTGGACGCCGCGCTGGAGGTGGACGCCTTCACGCAGACGTTCGGCTTCCCCCTGCCCGAAGGCGACTTCGACACGCTGGGCGGCTTCCTCTCCTCCATGGCGGGCCACCTGCCCGACGTGGGCGAGCGCTTCGCCTACAGCGGCTGGCAGTTCGTCGTGGCGTCCAAGGAAGGCCCCCGCATCGACCGCGTGCGGATGTCGCGCGTGAAGTCTGGCCTCACCAAGGACGGCAAGGCCGCGGAGTCCCGCGACGGGCTGGGGCGCGAGCACGGCCGCGAGGAACAGGCCTCCGCGAAGAGCTGAGGCCCGGAGCGGCACCGGCCCCGCTCCGGGGCCGGCCCCTCCCCCACTACTGGGACCAGTAGCACTCCAGCGTCTCTCGCGCGGACTTGCCAATCAGCTCGCAGTTCTCGAAGCGGGCGCGCTCGCTGCCTCCGAGCTGCTGCCCGTAGCGGTCCGCGAAGCGCCGGAAGTAGGCATCCGGAAGCGCCTTGGAATCGAGCCGGAAGTCCGCCGGTGGGGCGCGCTCGAGCTCCAACCGGAAGGCAATGCCCCGCCCGGCGACGAGCCGGCGGACGCTGGCCTCGTCGGTGATGGCCTGCTCCACCAGCTCGTTGAGCGGCTGCCCCAGCGACACGGCGCCGTCCTCTCCGGTGCGCCCGGTGCGCCGCGCGGCGCCCAGGGAGACGCTCCAGTGCAGCGGGCCCTTGAGCGAGAAGGTCCGCTCATCACAGCGCTGGGAGCGCTCCTCTTCGACCTCGCCGGTGACGACCTCCTCCTGGCTGACGTCCTCGTCGGTGAGCGCCGTCACCAACGGGTAGATGGAGGCGAGCGCCAGCACCACGCCGAGCGTCATGGTGATGTCGACGTCGTCATCGGACGAGCCGTCGGACATCGCCATCAAGACGCCGCCACCTCCGAGCATCGCGAGCCCGCCGAGCAACGAGCCCATGGGCGGGCTGGTCGTCGTGTCGATGCGCTTCTTGCTGAACTCGGTGGAAATCTCGGTGCAGGTGGTGCGCTTCACCGCGACGCGGCCCACGTAGGACGCATCCACGACGCTCTCCAGCGTGTCGCGGTGGGTCTCTCCCAGGGACGCCTCTCGCAGGCGCTCGCCGCGCACGTACTCGGACGTCGTGCTGCAACCCGCCTGGGAGAAGAGCAACGCCGCCAGCCCCGCGGCCCCGAACCTAGAAGAGCCGGTTGCGCGCATCTTCCATCGCCCCACAAAGCCGCGAGTAGTGTTCGAGCGCCCGCTCCAGCCGCAGGCTCTTGTCGACGTCCGTCTGCCGCCCGGGGACGAAGTCCCGCACCGACGTCACGGAGAGGTCCACATAGGGCAGGCTCTGGAACTTGCCGGTGGGCTCCGCGCAGTAGCGGTTCTCCGCGCTGCACTTGCGGAACATGGAGTACGTCCCGGTGTGCTTCTCCTTCACACGAAGCCGGAGCGTCGCATCGTTTCCGCCGTTGAGCCGGATGACCTCGATGGGCAGCAGCAAGCCGCGCAGGTCGACGATCTCCGTCCGCTCACGGGGCTTGTCCAACACCATGATGCGGCAGTCCTTCACCGTGACGTGCACCTCCGAGTCGTTCCACGCCTCGATGTGCTCGCGCAGCCACGCCTCCGTCTGCGCCTTCGTTGGGTCGACCTTGCGCGAAGGAGCCGGAGGCTCAGGGGGAGGCGACTTCTCCGCGGCCAGCACGCTGGTGGAGCCCAGCACCGCCAAGGAGATGGGAAACACACATTGTCGGAAAAGCGACATGGCCAGCACGCTGGCACGTCACACTGGCCGCCGGCAACGGACAACTACCATGACACCACATGGGTGGCGCCGACCCCACGCGTGAGCGGCGGCGGCCTCAGTCCCCGTCCAGCGGCGGCACCCAGGCCAGCGGGAGCACGCGTTCGGACCTGAAGGGCGCGCGCCGCTCGGTGCCGCCGAAGCGCAGCACCACCCCGCCCTCCACCTGCACCCGCCGGGGCACGGGCT
It includes:
- the aat gene encoding leucyl/phenylalanyl-tRNA--protein transferase; translated protein: MPIYLLSDEHPELFPPPERADKSGVVAVGGDLRPERLLAAYARGIFPWYSEGDPILWHSPDPRFVLSPDKLHVGRSLRKTMARGIYEVRYDTAFRRVITECSQVPRPGQTGTWITEEMMEAYVTLHEAGFAHSVEAWAEGELKGGLYGVSLGAAFFGESMFALAPDASKVAFVTAAERFQGWGFQLIDCQVETEHLARFGAENWPRRRFLSALARAMKEPTRRGKWTEGAAADP
- a CDS encoding imm11 family protein, producing the protein MDYWVLKAESADGAIIDALPEGSPTNWKFSRGEPLARQFPAGGKVSFSDHFPDRRKLYDFVRNTVGVLLVSSRVKQVLEDLQVDNAEFLPVAMCDHQWSPVAEGYGILNVLGSQDVIDLEKSDCDIDPITKKEVTRVGNLVLNQGKIDPKADIFRARNMMELILISDRTKQAFEQAGLTGFRAHPAEGFDDMFA
- a CDS encoding imm11 family protein — translated: MANYWVLRAESADGAIIDALPKDSPTNWKFSTGEPLARSFPAGGKVSFSDHFPDRRKLYDFVRNTIGVVLASSRVRHVLESLKVENAEFLPVTMCDHQWGPVADGYGILNVLGSQDAIDMEKSTYDISALSREISHVSNLVLTVGKIEPQADIFRARNMMELILISDRAKNAFEQAGLTGFKLHPAEGFDDMFA
- a CDS encoding AHH domain-containing protein codes for the protein MTTGDARHNPNTEMARRLNGIYKRNLARKESARAAAKEEAKKSKPKKKAEPAPDGHLDPNAPLNGVLAKGDNYARRGYTYLKAQDGRGVYRNFDHVHLSEVRDMVKERAEFPGGPKENFNPTYTQQYPYAWEAHHMLPGSAFYYMMKDGKPAFTYKQIRLLLMSEYNINHGHNIINLPAEDWAVPVHSLICHPSDHESYTMRVMDEMRKVANDLQKLIDSGKPHGNLPELIFEELKKLENRFWIFIVKLSGKLVEAKVAGVRYVGPGSEHVRYANKDGGTHYEWGSLW
- a CDS encoding TIGR02270 family protein, coding for MNPLPRHLSLPISWEMLASHLDEAGFLWRQWKRALVAPDHVVDDVAGVEARLLAHVDALVLAGRKAATRLLVPALAEADEPGRVECAALGLLLQEDALDGAVRSVLEVLQAGEEGLCAGIQAALLCAGGRGLESWLRPMVDASPPPGGLATLLEILGAWRVDPGPALEASLTHEAAQVRAAAFRCLRSWPVRLSESTLELGLRSSSAEVSGAALEAGLLAGSRLAWWECRRQVLEGGPHRQRALRALAVAGGPDAQKLLLEGLGDAARGTETLRVVGLVGTVETARACLEAMREPPWARLAAESFSLVTGMEVPAVAPGVESGDEAAAVEFAPEADLPLPDVPRVEAWWAEHAPRFKPTVRYVRGRPLGQESLLDALREGSMYRRRSLWWAVALRTRGALGLGVGAWTRTQRAEEDAVRRLPPARFAQSLEGGLGAWGGA
- a CDS encoding DUF6484 domain-containing protein, which codes for MASHEHDAGRPPSQVEEPILGNLIGRVVGRGRMGTVQVDFEGNHHGPLEARLAVAVDEATLLRAIEARQEAVLCFERGTPTCPIVLGLLQPRSETPLLDAMLEAPDVEHQDGEVAIVANGQRVPIEGLLDGATEELELRCGRSSLVLRRNGQILLRGEHVLVDAGQVLRLRGGKTQIN
- a CDS encoding DUF4150 domain-containing protein; this translates as MANTVGVNKMSVVTKDSNGVSVAFPDVCKTPSPAGPIPLPYPNVARSADTAQGSKTVAVEGNPLCVKDSNFSTSTGDEAGTAGGGVVSGKTQGKAEFVNFSFDVQVEGKNVARALDLMLHNDKNTPPFPLMQPPVMAAGQGSGKCNCLVCEKEM
- a CDS encoding pilus assembly protein N-terminal domain-containing protein, with the protein product MSARMYVVGALLALLVPTLARAWPVDLVVPLEPGKERFHKLDTVDWVQVADASVADAELLPGSNELLLTGQKAGRTLLLLYAGGRFAVWRLTVGSPPPEDPAPRLAAARKACPDLNATSGAERSLSASVKDSACRLALLELLKTDSFVARELELTFELPVLQEQLTSLGEGLKPLGLEARYSGAGVVVSGAGSPEVHRKALWELFHRSVGRVPLDDQIQEVKPPEPTDAGVPDAVPPAVQAPREIPVEVLPPPKKSRTR
- a CDS encoding hemolysin family protein, whose translation is MPTWTLWVACLALSFIRALVAASESALYGVSDLRAQELANTQPGRATRRVLRHKTDREPVATALRLGMVLSGFQAAAIGAFVPPRMLDFSRYGESAWLPVATVAAGALLVGVLATLMEVTMRGLANGSPERWALRLSGFTSLLVTVLYPPMRMAMVVLNLMARTFGRTLRFEPPPPPLEELEKLLAAQAAKNEVDKSAPQLIRSIFELSDKRCRDVMVPRTEVVTVDVTITPDELLRLLAEENHSRIPVYRDDVDHVIGVLHARDIIPLLQHPELIVLQDIIRPAHFVPWMKPIGDLLRDMQKQKIHMAIVVDEYGGFMGVVTLEDILREIVGDIGDEFEVEEKQVEKLADGSFLVDAALEVDAFTQTFGFPLPEGDFDTLGGFLSSMAGHLPDVGERFAYSGWQFVVASKEGPRIDRVRMSRVKSGLTKDGKAAESRDGLGREHGREEQASAKS